The proteins below are encoded in one region of Sporosarcina sp. FSL K6-1508:
- a CDS encoding iron chaperone: MEVFADYLVQIDEPQHRDRTEEVLAWVTKEFPNLETKIAWNQPMFTDHDTFIIGFSIAKKHLAVAPENAGITHFSDEIVRAGYDHTKQLVRIPWEGPVDFSLLKKMIEFNMLDKAECLTFWRK, from the coding sequence ATGGAAGTTTTTGCAGACTATTTAGTGCAAATTGATGAACCGCAACATCGGGACAGAACGGAAGAAGTTTTAGCTTGGGTAACTAAGGAATTTCCAAATTTAGAGACAAAAATCGCATGGAATCAGCCTATGTTTACTGATCATGATACATTTATTATTGGCTTTAGCATCGCTAAAAAACATTTGGCTGTTGCCCCTGAAAATGCAGGGATTACTCATTTTTCTGATGAAATTGTGCGGGCTGGCTATGATCACACCAAGCAGTTGGTACGTATCCCGTGGGAGGGTCCGGTTGATTTCTCTTTACTTAAAAAAATGATTGAGTTTAATATGTTGGATAAGGCAGAGTGCTTAACTTTTTGGCGGAAATAA
- a CDS encoding MarR family winged helix-turn-helix transcriptional regulator gives MKEILREVGMIARALDSISNIEFKEYELTKGQYLYLVRICENPGIIQEKLAEMIKVDRTTASRAIKQLVNNDFIEKKDDEHNRKINKLFPTEKGINVYPLIRRENDYSNMVALAGLTKEEVESISDLLQRVRKNIEKDWEFVRKGNKRNY, from the coding sequence ATGAAAGAAATTTTACGTGAGGTTGGGATGATTGCGAGGGCATTAGACTCTATAAGTAATATAGAATTTAAAGAATATGAGCTCACAAAAGGGCAGTATTTGTACCTTGTACGAATATGTGAAAATCCTGGGATCATTCAGGAAAAGTTAGCTGAAATGATAAAAGTAGACCGAACAACAGCATCTCGAGCTATAAAGCAACTTGTGAATAATGACTTTATCGAGAAGAAAGATGATGAACATAACCGGAAAATCAATAAACTATTTCCGACAGAAAAAGGAATAAATGTTTACCCGCTTATAAGAAGAGAAAATGATTATTCCAATATGGTGGCATTAGCTGGATTAACAAAAGAAGAAGTGGAAAGTATTTCTGATCTGCTCCAAAGAGTTAGAAAGAATATAGAAAAAGACTGGGAATTTGTGAGAAAAGGAAACAAAAGAAACTATTGA
- a CDS encoding copper homeostasis protein CutC, producing the protein MLEIIATSLADAIAAERSGADRLELCTALSEGGLTPSLGLVEAVVEGVDIPVHVIVRPHSRTFHYNDNDLAVMQADIRHVKRVGASGVVIGALSVDNKVNTEALSRLLEEVGGMSVTFHRAFDEIKNQLEALEVIARFPQIQRILTSGGQAPAPEAAEQLKKLVDKSKNTSVGILAGNGMNPETLSSLVSATGLEEVHFGSAVRINRSFRYPIDEAAITAIKRKLHMLVK; encoded by the coding sequence ATGTTGGAAATTATAGCTACAAGCTTGGCAGATGCTATTGCTGCAGAACGTAGTGGTGCTGACAGATTGGAACTTTGCACAGCTTTGTCTGAAGGTGGGCTAACGCCAAGTTTGGGATTGGTGGAAGCAGTGGTTGAGGGTGTTGATATTCCGGTTCATGTAATCGTTCGTCCACATAGTCGAACATTTCACTATAATGACAATGATTTAGCTGTAATGCAAGCAGATATTCGCCATGTTAAGCGTGTAGGAGCCTCGGGAGTCGTTATAGGAGCGCTAAGCGTGGATAACAAAGTGAATACGGAAGCCCTATCACGTTTGTTGGAGGAAGTTGGGGGGATGAGTGTCACCTTCCACCGTGCATTTGATGAGATAAAAAATCAGCTGGAAGCATTAGAAGTCATTGCTCGTTTCCCACAGATTCAGCGGATTTTGACATCAGGGGGACAAGCACCAGCACCAGAAGCTGCCGAACAACTTAAAAAGTTGGTCGACAAGTCTAAAAACACGTCAGTCGGGATTTTAGCGGGGAATGGTATGAACCCTGAAACACTGTCTTCACTGGTTTCTGCAACAGGACTAGAAGAAGTCCATTTCGGGTCGGCTGTTCGTATTAACAGGAGTTTTAGGTATCCGATCGATGAGGCGGCTATTACGGCGATAAAAAGAAAACTGCATATGTTGGTTAAATGA
- a CDS encoding pirin family protein, with translation MPNGSVEMLLIFIISKVVDLQPRVQFAKAAEQNDSGWNLIAGPKEVGAPLEIRQQIRVYDVHGQAGDFYKVIGIAGMTPWFYVMDGKAQVDAYSLEKGDSITGELEELVLVKLLADTTLVLFLVSLKASVTFAGNFSGIKR, from the coding sequence ATGCCAAATGGGTCAGTAGAAATGCTTCTGATTTTTATCATTTCCAAAGTCGTGGATTTGCAACCAAGGGTTCAATTTGCTAAAGCAGCAGAGCAAAATGATTCTGGCTGGAATTTGATAGCAGGTCCTAAAGAGGTGGGTGCACCCCTGGAAATCCGTCAGCAAATAAGAGTGTATGATGTCCATGGCCAGGCAGGAGATTTTTATAAAGTTATAGGGATTGCAGGAATGACTCCTTGGTTCTACGTTATGGACGGAAAAGCCCAAGTAGACGCTTATTCGCTTGAAAAAGGTGATTCAATTACAGGCGAACTGGAAGAATTAGTGTTAGTCAAGCTTCTTGCTGATACAACCCTTGTACTATTTTTGGTGAGTCTTAAAGCGTCTGTGACATTTGCAGGGAATTTTAGTGGTATCAAACGATGA
- a CDS encoding GNAT family N-acetyltransferase, with the protein MIISIKKCTIEDLYLLQEISIETFNETFKDLNSMENMKSYLKKAFNLEQLEKELSNISSEFFFVFVKNEIAGYLKVNTNDSQSENMGDESLEIERIYIRRKYQKQGLGKYLIDKAIEIAVQKQKQKIWLGVWEKNENAISFYKNVGFVQVGAHSFFMGDEEQIDNILAKTLL; encoded by the coding sequence ATGATTATTAGTATAAAAAAATGTACCATTGAGGACTTATACTTACTTCAAGAAATTAGTATTGAAACATTTAATGAGACATTTAAGGATCTTAATTCTATGGAAAATATGAAATCCTATTTGAAGAAGGCGTTCAACCTAGAACAACTTGAAAAAGAGTTGTCCAATATCTCATCAGAATTCTTTTTTGTTTTTGTTAAGAATGAAATCGCTGGATATTTAAAGGTCAACACCAATGATTCTCAGTCTGAAAATATGGGTGATGAATCACTAGAAATCGAAAGAATTTATATTAGGCGCAAATACCAAAAACAGGGGCTTGGAAAATATCTAATCGATAAGGCTATAGAGATAGCAGTACAGAAGCAAAAACAGAAAATCTGGCTAGGTGTATGGGAAAAGAATGAGAATGCGATTTCTTTTTATAAAAATGTAGGGTTTGTTCAAGTAGGAGCCCACTCTTTCTTTATGGGTGATGAAGAACAAATAGACAATATATTGGCTAAAACACTACTATAA
- a CDS encoding FMN-binding negative transcriptional regulator — protein sequence MYIPKHFKITDINEVWEFIQSNSFGTIVTTKEGKPIATHLPFGTNKKGDDLYITGHMAYGNPQWRTFESWGDVLVMFQGPNAYISSSWYSQENVPTWNYQAVHLYGKPIILKKDELIEELMKMLDKYEGNRENPVLWDKLSPDLLEKELKGIVGFKIKVEEIQAAYKLSQNRNETDYDHIIDELQHEGNPNLNQMSRLLEEKRKS from the coding sequence ATGTATATCCCTAAACATTTTAAGATCACGGATATTAATGAGGTTTGGGAGTTTATTCAATCGAACTCTTTTGGCACGATTGTTACGACAAAAGAAGGGAAACCAATTGCGACCCATTTGCCTTTCGGGACAAATAAAAAAGGCGATGACTTATATATTACTGGACATATGGCTTATGGAAACCCTCAGTGGAGAACATTTGAATCCTGGGGTGATGTGTTAGTCATGTTTCAGGGGCCGAATGCTTATATATCTTCTTCCTGGTATTCCCAGGAAAACGTACCCACATGGAATTATCAGGCTGTCCATTTGTATGGTAAACCTATAATTTTAAAGAAAGATGAGTTAATAGAAGAATTGATGAAAATGTTAGATAAATATGAAGGAAATCGTGAAAATCCAGTCTTATGGGATAAACTTTCTCCTGATCTCTTAGAAAAAGAACTGAAAGGTATTGTAGGTTTTAAGATTAAGGTGGAAGAAATACAAGCTGCATATAAATTAAGTCAGAATCGAAATGAAACAGACTATGATCATATCATTGATGAGTTACAACACGAAGGAAACCCAAATTTAAATCAAATGTCAAGACTTCTGGAAGAGAAACGAAAAAGTTGA
- a CDS encoding pirin family protein, whose amino-acid sequence MRYSCSNFITKQPPQTKDEILSYVWKDEMLHEDSTGQKVLISPEKHMMMGAGKSFFH is encoded by the coding sequence GTGAGATATTCTTGTTCAAACTTTATTACAAAGCAACCACCACAAACCAAGGATGAAATACTCAGCTATGTGTGGAAAGACGAAATGCTCCATGAAGATTCCACAGGCCAGAAAGTACTTATTTCTCCCGAGAAGCACATGATGATGGGGGCAGGGAAGAGCTTTTTTCACTAA
- the glmS gene encoding glutamine--fructose-6-phosphate transaminase (isomerizing), whose product MCGIVGYIGDLDAKEILLKGLEKLEYRGYDSAGIALRNEEGITVIKEKGRIADLRAAVDSTVLASTGIGHTRWATHGVPNQMNAHPHQSTSSRFTLVHNGVIENYHNLQKEYLQGVQMSSDTDTEVIVQLVEKFAQEGMTTETAFRHTLSLLHGSYAIAMLDADEADTIFVAKNKSPLLIGVGEHFNVVASDAMAMLQVTDQYVELHDQEVVIVRKEAIELMTLAGVIIDRAPYKAELDMSDIEKGTYPHFMLKEMDEQPGVVRKIIQAYENEQGELAMDSAIVNAFNEADRLYIIAAGTSYHAGLIGKHYFEKIAGIPVEVHISSEFGYNMPLLSEKPLFLFITQSGETADSRQVLVKIKALGYPSITLTNASGSTLSREADHTLLLYAGPEIAVASTKAYTAQVAVLAIAAYVVAKERGETIPIDLKKELAIVANAIQTLVDSKEEMEQIAYEFLAVSRNAFFIGRNLDYYVSLEGALKVKEISYIQAEGFAGGELKHGTIALIEEGTPVFAIVTQQAVSLNTRGNVKEVVARGANPCILSMEGLEEEDDRFILPKVHALLTPLVAVIPLQLISYFAALHRGCDVDKPRNLAKSVTVE is encoded by the coding sequence ATGTGTGGAATAGTAGGTTATATTGGTGATTTAGATGCGAAAGAAATTCTATTAAAGGGACTTGAAAAGTTAGAATATCGCGGTTATGATTCAGCGGGAATCGCACTGCGCAATGAAGAAGGCATTACTGTTATAAAAGAAAAAGGACGTATTGCAGACCTTCGGGCAGCAGTAGATTCAACAGTCTTAGCGTCAACTGGAATTGGTCATACACGCTGGGCGACGCATGGTGTTCCAAATCAAATGAATGCACACCCTCATCAAAGTACATCGAGTCGTTTTACACTTGTGCATAATGGTGTAATTGAGAATTATCATAACCTGCAAAAAGAATATTTACAGGGTGTTCAAATGAGTTCTGACACGGATACAGAAGTCATCGTACAGCTTGTTGAAAAGTTTGCCCAAGAGGGGATGACCACTGAAACAGCTTTCCGTCATACACTGTCTCTACTTCATGGTTCCTATGCGATCGCTATGTTAGATGCTGATGAGGCAGACACTATTTTTGTTGCGAAAAACAAGAGCCCATTGCTAATAGGAGTTGGAGAGCACTTCAATGTAGTCGCCTCTGATGCTATGGCAATGTTACAAGTAACAGACCAATACGTGGAACTACATGATCAAGAAGTTGTCATTGTGCGCAAAGAGGCAATTGAACTGATGACATTGGCGGGCGTTATTATCGACCGTGCACCATATAAAGCAGAGCTTGATATGAGCGACATTGAGAAAGGCACATATCCTCACTTTATGCTGAAAGAAATGGACGAACAGCCAGGTGTTGTTCGTAAGATTATTCAAGCATATGAGAACGAGCAAGGTGAACTTGCAATGGATTCGGCCATTGTAAATGCTTTTAACGAAGCTGACCGTCTTTATATAATTGCAGCGGGCACAAGCTATCACGCTGGTCTAATCGGAAAGCACTATTTTGAAAAAATCGCGGGCATTCCGGTTGAAGTGCATATTTCAAGTGAATTTGGCTATAACATGCCTCTTCTTTCGGAAAAACCTTTATTTCTTTTCATTACACAATCTGGAGAGACTGCGGACAGCCGCCAAGTATTAGTGAAAATAAAAGCGTTAGGCTACCCAAGCATAACGTTAACAAACGCTTCAGGTTCCACACTTTCTCGTGAAGCGGATCATACATTACTGTTATATGCGGGTCCAGAAATTGCCGTAGCTTCGACAAAAGCGTACACAGCTCAAGTAGCAGTTCTTGCCATCGCAGCCTATGTTGTAGCGAAAGAGCGAGGGGAAACTATACCAATTGATTTGAAGAAAGAGCTTGCTATCGTGGCGAATGCTATCCAAACACTTGTGGATTCAAAAGAGGAAATGGAGCAAATTGCATATGAATTCTTAGCGGTCTCGCGAAATGCATTCTTCATCGGGCGGAACCTAGACTATTATGTTAGCTTAGAAGGCGCACTTAAAGTAAAAGAAATTTCTTACATTCAAGCGGAAGGCTTCGCAGGAGGGGAATTAAAACACGGGACAATTGCACTGATTGAAGAGGGCACACCTGTGTTTGCAATAGTTACTCAACAAGCCGTGAGTCTCAACACTCGTGGTAATGTTAAAGAAGTTGTCGCGCGCGGAGCAAATCCTTGCATACTGTCAATGGAAGGGTTGGAAGAAGAGGACGATCGTTTTATACTGCCGAAAGTGCATGCATTACTTACACCGCTTGTTGCTGTTATCCCGCTACAATTGATTAGCTACTTCGCCGCTCTTCATAGAGGATGTGACGTTGACAAACCACGTAATTTAGCTAAATCGGTTACGGTGGAGTAA
- a CDS encoding GNAT family N-acetyltransferase, producing the protein MELHFYNHTFDELIENYILTDEQLRFTGTPKEAIDFSIAEQNRYSILAMKNEQLVTFFSLHKGEGVKPFSPNNNAILIRSFSTDFHQQGKGYGKNALILTPEFVRNHFMGINEIVLAVNVKNKAAQALYKKCGYIDEGVREMGRNGELIVMSYHL; encoded by the coding sequence ATGGAACTACATTTTTATAATCATACTTTTGATGAACTCATAGAAAACTATATACTAACTGACGAACAACTACGTTTTACGGGAACGCCCAAAGAGGCTATTGATTTTTCGATTGCAGAACAAAATCGCTATTCGATTTTAGCAATGAAAAATGAGCAACTGGTAACGTTCTTTAGCCTACATAAAGGTGAAGGGGTCAAGCCTTTTTCCCCTAACAACAATGCTATATTAATTAGAAGTTTTTCAACAGATTTTCATCAGCAAGGTAAAGGTTATGGAAAGAATGCATTGATACTAACACCGGAATTTGTCAGAAATCATTTTATGGGTATTAATGAGATTGTACTAGCTGTAAATGTTAAAAATAAGGCAGCTCAAGCTTTGTATAAAAAGTGTGGCTATATTGATGAGGGTGTTCGAGAGATGGGAAGGAATGGCGAACTCATTGTGATGAGCTATCATCTGTAG
- a CDS encoding asparaginase, whose amino-acid sequence MDQKALVKEYRNNILENVHMGIICGINAEGDILYSVGDENHMTFLRSAAKPFQSIPVIQNGVDDKFGLTSKEAALFAASHRGEDYHIEALESILKKTGIDEEQFYCCPTYPLNEEPKADYHRMHGMQRKLYHNCSGKHSGFIALAKVLEHDMDGYWELEHPVQQLSLAAMADMANYPKEDIGIGIDGCGFPVYAMPLQHIAQAYLKLACPDLIQQPKMREAVVKITGYMNAHPEMIASHDFICSVLLADLNIVAKGGAKGVYGFALKKERMSFALKVMDGSELVWPIIIASILEQINYEKRQTIERLYELVPKELINDNLTIVGERKVVFDLRK is encoded by the coding sequence ATGGACCAAAAAGCATTGGTGAAAGAATATCGTAATAACATTTTAGAAAATGTCCATATGGGTATTATTTGTGGAATCAATGCAGAGGGCGATATTCTTTATTCTGTTGGCGACGAAAATCATATGACATTTCTTCGTTCTGCGGCAAAACCTTTCCAATCCATCCCAGTCATTCAAAATGGAGTGGATGACAAGTTCGGGCTTACATCCAAAGAAGCTGCTTTATTTGCCGCTTCACATCGTGGGGAGGATTACCACATCGAAGCCCTGGAATCAATTTTAAAAAAGACTGGCATTGATGAAGAACAATTTTATTGCTGTCCAACCTATCCGCTGAATGAAGAGCCGAAAGCAGACTATCACAGAATGCACGGTATGCAACGAAAGCTCTACCATAACTGCTCAGGAAAGCATAGCGGTTTTATCGCCTTGGCAAAAGTACTGGAACACGATATGGACGGTTATTGGGAGTTGGAACATCCTGTACAGCAGCTAAGTTTGGCCGCAATGGCTGATATGGCCAATTATCCGAAGGAAGACATCGGTATCGGAATTGATGGATGTGGGTTTCCAGTGTATGCAATGCCTCTTCAACACATTGCGCAAGCATACCTGAAACTTGCCTGTCCAGATTTAATTCAGCAACCGAAAATGAGAGAGGCTGTCGTCAAAATTACGGGCTATATGAATGCACATCCGGAGATGATTGCAAGCCATGACTTCATCTGTTCTGTTTTATTGGCAGACCTTAATATCGTTGCTAAAGGGGGAGCCAAGGGTGTGTATGGTTTTGCACTTAAGAAGGAGCGAATGAGCTTTGCATTAAAAGTGATGGATGGATCCGAGCTTGTCTGGCCAATCATAATTGCATCTATTTTGGAACAAATCAATTATGAAAAACGACAGACGATTGAGCGTTTGTATGAGTTGGTGCCAAAAGAATTAATAAACGATAATCTGACTATCGTAGGGGAAAGAAAAGTTGTATTTGATTTACGGAAATAA
- a CDS encoding 1,4-dihydroxy-2-naphthoate polyprenyltransferase — MEHKKELSPAKLMWKMTRPHTLTATFAPVILGTVMAMYESKIDWLLFIAMMTACLALQIATNLFNEYYDFKRGLDTADSTGIGGGIVRHGLKPKNVLTVAFLLYILAAFIGVYICINSSWWLVVIGLFGMAIGYFYTGGPLPIAYTPFGELFSGLLMGIGFVLIAFFIQTNTITIQSLLISIPIGILVGAINMSNNIRDIEEDIKGGRKTLAILLGSEKGIIVLAIAFVVSYLWIVFLVVTGHISPWTLVVFLSVKKPFLAIQGFLKGDNEPQYLRVAMKSTALTNTFFGFLLSAGLLISFLL, encoded by the coding sequence ATGGAACATAAAAAAGAACTAAGTCCTGCAAAATTAATGTGGAAAATGACGCGGCCACATACTCTAACAGCGACATTTGCTCCAGTCATTTTAGGAACAGTTATGGCAATGTATGAATCTAAGATTGATTGGCTTTTATTTATTGCTATGATGACGGCGTGTTTAGCTTTACAAATCGCGACAAATTTATTTAATGAATACTATGATTTTAAACGTGGATTGGATACGGCTGATTCTACTGGTATTGGTGGCGGTATTGTACGGCATGGTTTAAAACCAAAAAATGTGTTAACTGTAGCTTTTTTATTGTATATTTTAGCTGCCTTTATTGGCGTGTATATTTGTATAAATAGTAGTTGGTGGTTAGTCGTAATTGGCCTATTTGGGATGGCTATTGGCTACTTCTATACTGGTGGACCCTTACCAATTGCGTATACTCCTTTTGGGGAATTATTCTCTGGTTTATTAATGGGGATAGGTTTTGTATTAATTGCTTTCTTTATTCAAACAAATACGATAACTATTCAAAGCCTGCTAATTTCTATTCCAATCGGGATTCTAGTTGGGGCCATAAACATGTCCAATAATATCCGTGATATAGAGGAAGATATTAAAGGTGGAAGAAAAACATTGGCGATTCTTCTTGGTAGTGAGAAGGGAATTATTGTTTTAGCAATTGCATTTGTAGTTTCTTATTTATGGATTGTATTTCTCGTTGTGACGGGCCATATCAGTCCTTGGACATTAGTCGTGTTCTTAAGCGTGAAAAAACCGTTCTTAGCGATTCAAGGATTCCTAAAAGGTGATAACGAACCGCAATATTTACGAGTAGCAATGAAATCAACCGCTCTGACCAATACGTTTTTTGGATTTTTGTTATCTGCTGGATTATTAATTAGTTTTTTACTTTAA
- a CDS encoding GNAT family N-acetyltransferase, which produces MSTKNVEIVEVNAENWYECCELEVSQEQTKYIESNAISIAQSKFEPTLKPYAIYSDEKVVGFLMYNSILEELDGYWVYRIMVDKKFQGQSIGKKATKLMILEMAKLPNVKKIVVGYHLDNSEAHNLYSSLGFINNGDRFGKEMAVIKYITD; this is translated from the coding sequence ATGAGTACAAAAAATGTGGAAATTGTAGAAGTGAATGCAGAAAACTGGTATGAATGCTGTGAATTAGAGGTATCACAGGAACAAACAAAATACATTGAATCAAATGCGATATCAATCGCTCAATCAAAATTTGAGCCTACATTAAAGCCATATGCTATTTATTCTGATGAAAAAGTTGTTGGCTTTCTGATGTACAATTCTATACTTGAGGAACTAGACGGTTATTGGGTATATAGAATAATGGTGGACAAGAAGTTCCAAGGTCAAAGTATCGGTAAAAAAGCGACTAAGTTAATGATTTTAGAAATGGCTAAATTACCGAATGTGAAAAAAATTGTTGTAGGTTATCATCTGGATAATTCGGAGGCACATAATTTATATTCAAGTTTAGGTTTCATTAATAATGGAGATAGGTTCGGTAAAGAGATGGCAGTTATAAAATATATTACAGATTGA
- the helD gene encoding RNA polymerase recycling motor HelD, with product MDSEFQQEQKRVDSVIETITERISRLEGETSRRQNELVTIRKHFWDEVKVNVDTFDDYLETIIGLRQEAQALSVSQSTDRHVSKNLSKLRRMQEVPYFGRINFIEEGEFIQEQIYIGISTLTDASGEEFLIYDWRAPVSSVYYDYQPGPAQYAAPGGIFQGTLENKWQYLIRGGVLQSMYDTSLTIGDEILQQVLGKGTDKHMHSIVATIQQEQNRIIRHDRGKLLIVHGAAGSGKTSAALQRIAFLLYKYRDSMNADQIILFSPNSMFNSYVSNVLPELGEESMQQVTFQEYLNHRLSSEFQVENPYEQLEYVLTATNTPSYKSRVASIRFKASPLFFEAIESYRKSLALSGMLFMDMNFRGKPIVTAEQIAERFYSNDTSLRFHNRLEKLKDWLVKKINETQKDELTKPWVQEKIELLSSEDYHKAHTYLAKRRGFKRESIADYEIEPEALARLIVQQKLKPLRKQIQTTGFIDIKEIYKQLFADPLQIKQLMEGETPAEWAEICQATLKMLSEGKLSYEDATPFLLMKELIQGFQSNSSIKHVLVDEAQDYSLFQFEFLKRLFPLARMTVLGDFNQAIFAHASEMNDFHTLLSLYGQVETEVINMTRSYRSTKPIIEFTSRLVPNGERIIPFERDGERPVLTQLLDHSELHRCIASKVATLRSLRYNSIAIICKSSEESKSAYEALSNIDDIKLMKNGSIEYEEGVVVVPSYLSKGIEFDAVIIYDASEQVYGDESLRRVFYTACTRAMHYLQLYSVGEPTPLLSNVLQENFIQA from the coding sequence ATGGATTCAGAATTTCAGCAGGAGCAAAAACGAGTGGACAGTGTAATAGAGACAATAACGGAGCGAATCAGCAGATTAGAGGGAGAAACTTCTCGGCGTCAGAACGAACTGGTTACTATACGCAAACACTTTTGGGATGAAGTCAAAGTAAATGTTGATACCTTCGACGATTATCTTGAGACCATCATCGGTTTGAGACAAGAGGCTCAAGCTTTATCAGTAAGTCAAAGCACCGATAGACATGTATCCAAGAATTTGTCCAAGCTGCGGCGCATGCAGGAGGTGCCCTACTTCGGCCGAATCAATTTCATTGAAGAAGGAGAATTCATCCAGGAACAAATTTATATTGGAATCTCCACACTTACAGATGCTAGTGGCGAAGAGTTTCTTATCTATGACTGGAGAGCACCGGTCTCGAGTGTCTACTATGATTACCAGCCCGGTCCCGCTCAATATGCAGCACCCGGAGGCATATTCCAAGGTACATTGGAGAATAAGTGGCAATATCTTATCCGCGGGGGTGTTCTTCAATCTATGTATGATACGAGTCTCACCATCGGAGACGAGATATTACAGCAGGTTCTAGGCAAAGGCACTGACAAACATATGCATAGTATAGTCGCTACCATTCAACAGGAGCAAAACCGAATCATCCGTCATGATCGTGGGAAACTGCTCATTGTACATGGTGCAGCTGGCAGCGGCAAGACATCGGCCGCCCTACAGCGTATTGCTTTTTTACTCTACAAATATCGAGATAGTATGAATGCCGATCAAATTATTCTATTTTCGCCTAATTCGATGTTTAACAGTTATGTGTCTAATGTGCTGCCGGAACTCGGTGAAGAGAGTATGCAGCAGGTCACATTTCAGGAATACTTAAACCATCGGCTAAGTAGCGAGTTTCAAGTTGAAAATCCCTACGAGCAATTGGAATATGTTTTAACTGCTACAAATACCCCTTCCTACAAGTCAAGGGTTGCGAGCATTCGATTCAAAGCATCACCCCTATTTTTCGAAGCGATTGAATCATATAGAAAGTCGTTAGCGTTATCTGGAATGTTATTCATGGACATGAACTTCAGAGGAAAGCCGATTGTTACCGCGGAGCAAATAGCAGAAAGGTTTTATAGTAACGACACTTCACTCCGCTTTCATAATAGACTTGAAAAGTTAAAGGATTGGCTGGTTAAGAAAATAAATGAAACCCAAAAGGATGAACTGACTAAGCCGTGGGTACAGGAGAAAATCGAGCTGCTTAGCAGCGAGGATTACCATAAGGCCCATACCTACTTAGCAAAAAGACGCGGCTTTAAAAGAGAATCGATTGCCGATTATGAGATCGAGCCTGAAGCACTTGCCCGATTGATTGTTCAACAGAAATTGAAGCCGTTACGTAAACAAATCCAAACAACTGGTTTCATCGACATTAAGGAGATATATAAGCAGCTTTTTGCTGATCCCCTGCAGATCAAGCAGTTGATGGAGGGGGAAACACCCGCAGAATGGGCGGAGATTTGTCAAGCGACGCTGAAAATGCTATCTGAAGGCAAACTATCCTACGAAGATGCTACTCCTTTCTTACTTATGAAAGAGCTGATTCAAGGCTTTCAGTCGAACAGCTCGATAAAGCACGTACTTGTTGACGAGGCGCAGGATTATTCACTGTTTCAATTCGAGTTTCTAAAGCGTTTATTCCCTTTGGCAAGAATGACTGTGCTAGGTGACTTTAATCAGGCGATATTCGCCCATGCAAGCGAAATGAATGATTTTCATACACTTTTGAGCTTATACGGACAGGTTGAAACGGAAGTGATCAATATGACACGCAGCTACCGATCCACAAAACCGATTATTGAATTTACAAGTAGACTAGTACCTAACGGCGAACGGATTATCCCTTTCGAACGTGACGGCGAGCGACCCGTGCTGACACAATTGCTCGATCACTCTGAACTGCACCGCTGCATCGCGTCCAAAGTCGCAACTTTGCGAAGTCTTCGTTATAACAGTATCGCCATAATATGTAAATCATCTGAGGAAAGTAAGAGTGCATACGAAGCCTTGTCCAACATCGATGATATCAAGCTCATGAAGAATGGCTCGATTGAATATGAAGAAGGGGTTGTTGTCGTACCGTCGTATTTGTCAAAAGGCATCGAATTTGACGCGGTAATCATTTATGACGCATCAGAGCAAGTATACGGCGATGAGAGCCTTCGCAGAGTATTCTACACCGCCTGCACCAGAGCTATGCATTATTTGCAACTTTACAGTGTAGGTGAACCGACCCCATTATTGTCAAACGTTTTGCAAGAAAATTTCATCCAAGCTTGA